In the genome of Arachis stenosperma cultivar V10309 chromosome 6, arast.V10309.gnm1.PFL2, whole genome shotgun sequence, the window aagaaaactattCCTGTCTTTTTCTATCTCTTTTGGTACCTTGCTTTGTTACTTCAAATCATTGCTGCCTTAAATAACTTTATTTTCTAGGATAAAATGACGTATAAAGATTGCAGTAAGAAACATGACTGTTATTGCTTTCGGTTAGGATTATCTCTCCTAACCCACTGTTGGGCTGGTTTTCTTGGATTTCTTACAGTTGAATTAGAATGGGGGTTACCTGCTCTCTGCTTCCTTGCACCAAAATTCCTATGTCCACTTGAGCTAGGCCTGTTTGAGCTAGGTTCATGTTTTCCTGGAGCGACTGCAGGTGAATCCTTTTCTTGTTGCTCATCAGATTCTTTCGTTAGCGTGGAGCTCGACGCTGCTAGTGATTGCGGAAGATACATACCGGGCACTATTACTATATCTCTCTTGGATTCAATCAAGCCACTGTTCTCCTTCTGTAAATTTAAGATGGTTTCAAATTTCTTCCTCCTAATGATCTCATCCTCAGATTGAAGGAGGTTTTCCTCATCATTGGCTTCATCATTTTCCAATCTCTGAATTccaatagaaaacagaaatgaGTAACTTCAAGAGCAACACAAAAGGAGTTAAATTTATCAATTTGAGTTTATGGTTCAACCAATTCACAAGAAATCAAACTGTCCTTAATCCTAAGTTTGCAACTGAAATACACACTTAATTTTAAGAACTATCTATAatctataattaataaatgatGGACGAAACTTTACAGCTATACTAGAAGAACAAAATTTTTGAGGACCAATCTTTGCATGCATCTAGGATTTTTAATAATTCGTTTTCaacctttctttctttctttcttctgtAAACTGGACTCAGCATTCTTTATTGCAAGTCCAGCCCATTAAGTTTTGACCATATATTTTGAATCCATGTGAGGATGTCTTATCCTCTTATGTACATTCTCTTAATATGaatcattttctataataataaaaatttgagcCTGTTGTAGGCTAATAAAAAGCTTCTGAATCATCTTTCTCTTCTGaatcattaataataataggctctcctaaatcaGAGTATCAGACAAGCCCTACCATATTGCAACTTTGGTTGCTAAGCCAACGCACCAAGTTCTTATTGATATTTGATACTTTTGCAACTAGTATGAAATAAGATATTTTGTAGCTGCAATTCGTCAATGGATCCCTAAAACTAAGGGGTTTGTTTATGTAAATGATTATCtatattgtggtaatgtgttCATGGACAGTGAAGATTTCTCTCATGGGAAATCAGTGATTTCAAGTTGGTATATAAGAGCCTTGCAAGTTCTGGCTATGTAAAACCCAGGGTCATGTTCTTGTTTGGCCATTCTCAAGGCAAGCACTTAGATGAGTTAGATCCAAACACCCTCACTCATGCAAATAAGGGTACAATGTGAATTATAATGTTGCAATCAGCCATCCTTATGAATCACACACATTAGCAATTAGTGATTCCATGTAATTCTGGTGACTGTAAACAATAATACTTGGAAACTAATATGCTCATGTTTATATAAGAATAAACAACTTACCAATTGGGAAGAATGCGAGTCAACTAAGTCAAGCACATGATCCAAATCCTTTCCATCAAAAGGCTTACGACAGACTGGGCAGTTTCCAACTCCCTCTTCCAATTTTCCATTTTTATCTAATAACACAAACAGAAATTCGTTAGAAAATTGCACTCCTCATTTGTCATGGTATTCACTGAGATTGTATTACCGGAATGACCAAAGAAGCAAAAGTTCTCAATGCAAGGAGATTAGTATAGATGCCACAATGTTAGTTAACTACAAATAGTAAACTAAAATCTCAAATTGTAAACATTTGAAAAAACTCTATAAAGAAAAGAACTCCTAAGTAGTTGTTTCTGAGTTGGGGTCTTGGAGGAAAAAGGAAGGAAAGGAAAGTTAGTAGTGTTAAATCTTGAATTTTTACACCACAAATCTTGTAGATTTAACTTCATATTGTGGACTATATCATCTAATTTCATATTGCAAACCATATAATGTCAAAAGTAAATATCTGATTGTCCATACCTCGGTTAGGGTGCGTAGTTGCACTTGCTGAATAAGCAGAGTCTGCTTCTTTAGAAGTTTGAAGCCAGTTCCACCATTGAATGATACATTCACTGtcaattatcaataaaaattaaagataaattaGATGTTAAAATGGCAACCAAAATAAAGTTAACTACATGCAAATTCTAAAACTCTAATACAATGAATAATGAATATAAGAACCAAAAGATCAGAACTCAAAATGATACAATTAATAAGTGCGCACCTGTGGAAACAGTGAAAGCAAGACATTAGCTTCATAAAAGGCAATTTTGTACTCTGTTGATCTTCAGGGACCAAAGGGAACAAGCACAACGGACAATCCCCATCAGGATGGTTCATAGTTGACAGCTTCTCTGCTGCTTCCtacaaatatattttacatGGTAAATTATAAGTTATGAGATTACAATCTATTTTGATGTGCTATCTATTTAAAGGTTACACAACTTTCATGTTACCCAAAGCAAAATCacaaattaaacaacaacaacaaagccttttCCTATTAGGTGGTCAACTACATAGATTACAGCACTATTGCGCCCTAAAAAAACAAAactataatgaaaaaaatgaataagTCACAGTCAAAATAAGAGGGAATCAATGAGTAGGTTTACATTTTCCAACAGATTAAGTATCATTTGAACAGATTTTAACAAGATGTGTGATACAAACATCTTTATGACTTAATGGTGATCTATATCCTCAAGTTATAGATTGATAGAAGTCCTATAACTAAAGTACATCGCCAAAGGAGCAAGGTGTGAAGCAACAGATCATTGACTGATCATTGGTAgtataacaaggaaatcaaataTTATTCATCGTAGGGACGTGAAGCATGACAAAAATGCACGTGggaaaaagagaataaaattcATAATTATTGAAGCTACTAGTTCAGAAAGTGCAACAGATATATCAACAATGAAACCGTTACCTCGCAAAGAGctacaagcattaaagaagggGAGAGCTCATTAGCTTTACTTCGTATGTAATTCAACAGATACTTTTGTCTCTTTTCATCCAGACCCTTGGAATCCACAAGATTGACAGAAGGTGGTTCTTTCGGATACTATCACAATAAAGATGCAAAAGAATATAAGCTTATATATACTGATTTAAAAAGAGGAATCAAGATTGAACATGATTTCCAAACTAATTTAAGAATGAGATGAAGCTGGAAGATAACTAGTTATATccaacaaaattaaatttcacCAAATTATTCATGCAGTCTCTCAGCAAAAAGAGGACTAGGAAAGTGCATCAAATATCCTGATCAACTTTATTTTACAGCACCCAGATAACTTTATTCAAATTccccttttttttattcaaacaaGAAATTCATTAAGACATCAATGAAGTGAAGCTTCCTAAAACTGCAACCTTGTTATAAGGGTACCCCTTCTCAAATGACAATGAACTTTTACATCAAGTGGAAGCCAACCACAAGACCATGCTTAAGATTCTAAAATAATATCCTAAGCTACCATATTCAAAAGCAGCTAGCAAACTCTATTTGTATATGCAAATTTGCAACAAAACATACCTGCGGGCCTGCTTTTACGTCTACAATGGCTTCTACAAACTGTAAAGAgaaataatacaaaaattatttttgaaaatcagaATCGTACATTTGCTCCACGGGCAGTATCATAAGTCTAAAAATCAAAACTAACAGACCAAGGGAAACAAAAATGTATTCATAACTGTAATATCTAATCATCATAACCATTAGAATCCCACGTCacagaaaaataacaaataagGCCTCAATAATCTTTACAAATCTTTGGCAACCTTCCCCTCAAGTTAGGCGCACTCGATTCTAATAATATCACTATATCAGCAACACACCATGAAGATTGAACGATCCCAGGGTACTTAAGCCTTTTGCATAACAATCATAATCCCAATCAAGTTTGATGGCAAATCAAGAAATTAACATAATCATCGAAATAAAtaaccaaataataataataatagttacTAATCCTATCaattaatcacatctttttgtGTACCACTGCCAAACTTCCAGCTCATCGAATTCATATTGAGGTTATAGTATATACACTAATACCATTACTGAACCAAACTCATCTTTTGGAAATTGATTCCTATgatttcaaaagcatgcttaTGGTACCTACTCGaacataaatttaatttcttttattaaaaaaaaaaaaacgtaatCAAACATAGCTCAGTTATACGGTTGCTGAACTAAAACAATACCACTGATCATCATACATGAATCGAAGCCAAAAGAAGTAAGCATACATAAAacgaaaagaaaataatttacaGAAAAATGACGATGCAGAAAGAGGAGAAAAAATTGACCTGTTCGAAGGAAACATCAGCGGTTCTTGGCTTGACGGAGATGCGAAAATGGGGAGGGAAGGATTGTAGAAGGACGCAATCGGTTCCATATACGGCCTCCACAGCTTCAACTTCAGCCACCACTTCTTCTACTTCCGTCGCCATTTCTTTCTCAGATTCCTTGGAATGCACACGCGTATCAAGAATTCGATTTTGattatttatcatttatttatttcgAGTAACCAACAATTAACCGATTATCTGAATGGGTCGGTATTGGCTGCGGGTGCAACTCTCCAACTttgtttaaaaagaaaaaattagtaCGTGGATACTCTGAATTTAGattctctaaattttatatttttattttaaagtgagattttttattattaaatattttttataaatttttttaattttatttataaaataaataataataaaatatattttattttttaaaataaaatttaaaatttaaagaatcTAAATTTAGATAATTTTACCGGAtgatattacaaatttttaaataatttaatatattaaaaatgttttttttaaaatgttatttaCACGTTAAAAGTTAGTCAATAAACCAACTATTATGTATTTAAAACAATTTGGTTAATCAAATTGTccgtttattttttttcttttgcttaaaTAAATATGGAAATCAAATTTTGTATGCaacaatttattaattaatatcatattcttaaataaaatttaaatttgtaacggattaatctttaatttatgaagttaaaatatattatagataatcaaaaaattattatatatttatgtatatatgatatttaatttattttaatatatattttatataaataactgatttagtaattaattttttatttatactcaTAATATAATTATTGATATATTTGACTAAAGTATAGCTAATGTTATTTCTATAAGAAGACATGTTCATAAAAGTAATCATCGATGACTATAGTATTATACTCGCCTAAAATTGGTgcataataaattttgtttcaaatattagatatattagtttttataaattaaaataataaatggtTCTAGAAAGATGATAAAATAATCTTTAATGTTCAAAAAACATATGGTTGggaaataaaattatttaaaattaaaaaataaagtatgaaTTTATTTGAGATTAATTGCCTAATTggtctaatattttaaaatattaaacaaaatttgttttttttgcTAAGAATTATTTTATctgaaataaaaattattatggaCCAATCTAGATTATTAGTCAAATTATTATTCCATATTTCCATCTGAACGACTAAAAGTCAAATTGGGTTGGAACTACAGTGGATTGGCCTCCAAGATTTTAAAATGTTGGGTTTACAAAATTTACCAACTTTTTCTATTTCTGGGACTCActgacaaattattttttatattgggATGAGAAtggtattttttataattatgtaGTGTAAGGATATTAATCTTAAATGtgatattatttgatttaaaatgtaaaaattGGATCTTTCAATTTTTGGGAGAACAATAATCGGactcttcaatttttttaaagacaAAAATCGAACCATCTAATCTGTGAacttcaaaattaaaaaattacaacaaaTAAAACAGATCCTCCAATTTAATATTAAGACTtctcttaaaaaaaatcttataaaaTAATCAGACTGCCCCATTACATAGTcccatattaaaaaaataacacacGCAAAACCAACATACTTGGATTGCATTAATgtccgaaaaaaaaaagtgactTGCATTTGTAATTTTGGAACCAACTTCGATATTTATTCCTATACTAAAATATAGGTTTTTGGTTTAACTTCTATGAAATTTGCTTATAAAGAATTAAATTAGTAAAAGCCATCTTTGATAGCAATATAGCATGAAAACTTTGATAATGATAAATTAGAAGATACTTGTCAATAGGAGGGGCAAAAACTATGTTGCTAGTTGTAAATTTGTAATGCATCATCATCAGCTTCTATTGAAGTCCCTATGGCTATGGTGCATTGTAAAGATCTACGGAGAAAACGTAAATCCAGACACAAGTTTTGGTTCTTTGAAGTTTGAACTAATCCCGTTAAAAGGCTAAGAATTAGCATTTAGTGATCTTACTATTTATCGACAAGAATAAACATCCCACAGTTTTCTTTCATTGCAACACCCTTCGTGTGCTTAACTGCTTATTACTTAAAATTCTGTTGATAAATAACTATTTCTCCAACTGAACACCCTTTCACTTCTCTTCTCAGTCAAAGAGTTAGCACTTGTTTTTATCATTTTCAATGTTTCAAATATTGAATATATTATGAATGAAATacaaagaaataattaaatttaatcgTACAACATTAACCAGCTCTGAATATGATGGAGATAAATAACCGATTTGAAATTCACCTAAGCCGTGGATAAAGCATTGCATAACGACTTGTATGCATTTACACATAGCTTGAACTTCTCTTCAGCCATTGCCTGCTATCATGTAAAGGTGAAAATGCGAAAAAGAGATCCGTTAAGGAGACAGACAATGCGGAAATGAGAAACAAATACTGTaatcaaaattttcatgtttagaAGGCACTATTAGAATATAAGGTAAAATATACTTTTTGTCCTTAAAGTTTactaaaagttttaaaaatatccaaaagttTCAATTTGTCTCAACTTTGTCTTAGAAATTTtcgatttgtatcaaatatattCCTTGAcagctaaattttcaaaaaatttaggaCAAATCCAACAATAATGCATGATAACTGTCAAATTTACTTGTGTTGAATGTTGTTTCAATTAGTCAtaagttttttgaaaaattagccgtTAAGGGTagatttgatgcaaatcgaaaactttttggacaaaattgagacaaaTTGAAACTTAGGAGTATTTTCAAAACTTTTAACAAACTTCAGGGATAAAAGGTATACTTTATCCTATAATATAAAGCAATGCCAATTTCTAAGACATAGATATAGGccaaacaaatattttaaactCACCTGGGAAGGGCCTTGATGCTTATCAGGATGCCATTTTAAAGCCAACAACCGGAAACTACACAGGTAAGAAAGAGCTATGAGAAAttttgtgtgtgtgtatatCCAAAGACAAGAACCAGAACTGAATAAGGAACCCTGAAGACTTACGCATTTTTAACATCTTCAATCTTTAGAGGACCTGTGGCAGGTAGACCAAGAATAGTTCTATCAGAACTTGATCCTACATAACATGAtgaatcatcatcatcagactCTATGTCACTCACACTTCTCCACTTGTTTGTCCTATTTGAGTGTTCCCTCCATTCAAAGCCAGACGTGGAAGACTCAGAAGAAGATCCCCTCAAATTAGTAAAAGACCATGTGTACCACTTTTTACCAAATCTTGCTTGGAAGATTTGCTCCGGACCATCGTCAAAGTCCTCGCAGAAACTTTCTCTTCTGATCTTTCCTGAACTTAAAATGGAGATCAATGGTTaggaaaataaaagataatatcATTAAGATAGAAAGAAGATTAATGCACACAAGAGAATAGAAAACAAGGGACCTATACATATTAAAAGTTTGAACAACACAGGTTATGGAACAATGTAATAACTAAATACTAAGAACAACTCACGTTTAGTTTTCTTTTGTGATTTTCCGCCAAACCTCTGACCAAAACTTGGTTGATCTTTATTGGAAAACCTTTTTGAATCATCATCTTGATCTCCATACCAGTCGGAGTTCCATTTTGTTTCCTTGTCCTAGGAAAAGGTGCGTAAACAAAAATCATCACGCAAATTGTCAACAATTAGCaattctaaatttctaattcaTACAAACAAAGCACAATATGAAGTATCAGGTATGGTTATAAAACATTACAACAAAGATATTAGAAAGCATACCTCAAATGAAATTTTAGAGGAACCACTATTGTAAAGGAGATTTTTTAAAGCTTTCTTTGCATCAGCACGCTTTTGCCGGGTAACATATTTGATATGAGTCTGAAGTTCACATTTGCAAAATCAGTGAAATAACTATATCCAGGTAGGGTTGTAAGTCCTAAACCACCTAACAGGCATGGTAAAGAAAGATTTTATGCGGaataaaaaaagtaaagtaAATAACGTAAAACATTGAATCGTAACAAGATTTAAATCATACAATCATCTAACCTAGTAGAAATTTGATAAAACCGGATGACTCATTTAAAATCATAACATGGAAAGattttaagagtaaaatcaAGATTCTAGCTACTATGCTAACAAGTTTCAATCTAGAATAAGAATTCTCTATGAATCTCTTCTCTTCAGATATTGTATACCGCACTGAAAAATTGTTCATTCTTCATATATATAGGAGTATATAGATTAGGAAATTCTACCTATGTGCACATTAAGAACATTAACAGGTGTTATATCAAAGTTGAGTTGTGATGCAAAGAATCAAAGATATTAATAGAGAACAACATCAATGCTTAGCTTAGTTTACCATATAAATGTGTATTGAAACATCAATTTTAAccgcattaaaaaaaaataaaaaatggaacAAAATATTCCACGGTTATTGGAAAAATGTTAGCTGAAATGCATACCTTAGATGGATGCTGACCAGTTCTTCTTACATCCTGCAATgcaagacaaaaaaaaattatcgaaaaagagacaaaaaaaatCGGCGCAAttgagaaaaaggaagagataATAAACTCACGGAGTTCCATTTACTCTTCCATTTGTCATAGGAAGACGGGGTTGAATGAAACGCATAAGAAGATTGCTGTTGAAACATGTAAGAGTTTATAGAGAACAAGTTTCGCCATCGTAATGAAGCTCTTTGCATATTATCGAAGGAGATCAATGGTTCTGAGTTCTGACCAAAAAGAATATTGAGGTCAAGGGTGCCTttctttcaatttcaacctTCCACTGAATGTAGACGACGGCGTCGTTTTGAGTTTGTGGAGTCCCCAGTCCCCACGCCAAGGTTCTCTCTTATCGGAGGAAACTTGTATGAGCTTAAGGCCCAAATTTAGGCAGGCCTCATTCCCAAATCTATAGGCCCAAAAGCGTTGTGCGTGAGTCTGGAGATTTGGGGGCGCAAGAGAGGTTTGGGTCTTTGGGATATGGAAATGAGGGCAAGAGAGGAATAAGAGGCGATAATTATGTATAGTTTTATAACAATTAAAATCATCACATTTTAGTCGATTCAATCCACAATCCATAATTAAAGTTTGAATAAAAGTAAGTGTtaaaatatgtaataaatatacTTTACTCACACTCTGAGTATCGTTTTTGTTTccaataatttattttcataacTCAATTCTATCTAGTTTTTTTCTGCTGTAATTCTTTTTTGCATCTAGtgcataattttattttctttttctataatCCAAATGTTCTATTATTCATTCATGTAAAAcataaattttagtatataagacaaaaaatttaatttatagtataaaaattttgatttgtaCCATAGAAATTTAGAGAATTACATAACTAAAACATTAACTCACCCAACTAACAAAATACATTCGTAACAAAAATTTGTGTGTTATATACTATGATGTATGAATACTGACACGGATACAGGACACGATACGACACGGAACAGGCGACACGCACATTTTTAAATCTTATAAGACACGGGAACACGCAtgcatataaaatataaagtatttttttagataatcgtaatgatattttaatattttattgatattaaaatataaattaattttttaatgatttttaatatcttattttaattatatcaagtatttaaaatatctttttattttaataaataataatatatactatatctaaatttatttcaaaaatatatgttaagaataagactggacacgctgacacgtgatggtatttaggtgtgtccaaGTATATCGGACAAGTGTCGATGAGTGTCGTGTCCGAAATGTGTCCGACACGCGGACACGGCAATTCAGCGAAGTGTCCGTGCTTCATAGATTATATGCAAAAACTTGTGTGTTATGTTTCGAATTTTGTGTGCTATGTGCAAAATATTCGTGATATATCGATAAGTATGTGTTTTGCTTTAAAAATTTGTGCTGTCAATAAGTTTCTATGCTCTTCAACAAAAATTGATGCGCtttaaaaagcacaaaaaaaagtAGTGAACTAGCAATGTACACacgcatttttttttttttgccggATTTTATACTAACTTAGTTGGACCTAGTTACAAAAATCACTCATCTTATCCCTGTAAAAGCATAAATTTGATAAGTATTTATGTAatgagtaaagtatcgtttttgtccccaacgtttagGGTAAGTTTCAAAGTTgttcctaacgtttcaatcgtcctatttaaatccctaacatttcaaaactgactcaatgttgtcttgccgttagggatccgttaacagaattgacggcgggacaaaattgagacgattttgaaatgTTATGGACTTAAATAGAACGAAAATATTGgagacaaaaatgatacatagaaataaattttaattttatccttcaataatatcaattttttactatacatagtattaagttattttttaatcacatctaagtaaattacacttaatcatattactttcattttaaattaattaatttttttataattttactcttaaaaatttttatttatcatgaaatatttgtagaatgactagtatataaacttgtagaaaagaaaaaaatatatatatacaataaaatataaattatatattttgtctctaatgtatcaaaattctttaaaattataaaaaaaaataaatttatttaaaatgaaagtaatgtgattaagtgtaatttatttagatataattaaaaaataattgtatactatgtacagtaaaaaattaatattattgaaagataaaattaaattaaaatttatttttatgtatcgtttttgtccctaacgttttcgtcctatttaagttccTAGCGTTTTTAAATCgcctcaattttgtcccgccgtcagttctgttaacggatccctaGCGGCatgacaacattgagtcaatttggAATCGTTAGAAACTTAAATAGAACGATTGAAATGTTAGGGATAATTTTGaaacttaccccaaacgttcaAAGTATCCCCTACAACTAAGGACGCTTATAAATATACAAGTTCATTTAAGACTAAGTGAAGAAACTAACTACAATTTCAATAGAATTTAACCAACTAAGAAACTAAAGAACCGCTTCTTGGATTTCTTGATTtttcaagtttgtaacttgctGTGATATATACACTTTGTATACTATACGTATTTCAGTAATATagtatataaatttttgtaCATAGCACATAAATTTTCAAAGTATAATACACAAATTTTTATTGCACCAAAATTTATGTGTTGTGCATTAAAATTTATGTGCtttaatattttgaatatttatagaaaaaaaaagaagacgaggacaatgatgatgataaagaagattgaggaaaaaaaaaagaaagaagaaattaaacaagaacATCAAGAAGAAGTCAGCAGCAACGACGACAACGATGTTAAAAAAGACAGTAGTGACGACAACGACGACAGTAATGGCGACAACAACAACGACATTAAAAAAGAAGCAACAGCGtgaatagtttttatttttaacagcTTGACTACTCAAAAGACTTGAACacctaatatttttataaaaataatataataaattaatcattttgaaatttaattcaAATACTATATATTCAATAAACTATGCAGAGAAATTTAGATTATGTATTAAATgagtatataattatatttatcgTACAATAATAAACCACAAAGTAGTTT includes:
- the LOC130932797 gene encoding uncharacterized protein LOC130932797, whose product is MINNQNRILDTRVHSKESEKEMATEVEEVVAEVEAVEAVYGTDCVLLQSFPPHFRISVKPRTADVSFEQFVEAIVDVKAGPQYPKEPPSVNLVDSKGLDEKRQKYLLNYIRSKANELSPSLMLVALCEEAAEKLSTMNHPDGDCPLCLFPLVPEDQQSTKLPFMKLMSCFHCFHSECIIQWWNWLQTSKEADSAYSASATTHPNRDKNGKLEEGVGNCPVCRKPFDGKDLDHVLDLVDSHSSQLRLENDEANDEENLLQSEDEIIRRKKFETILNLQKENSGLIESKRDIVIVPGMYLPQSLAASSSTLTKESDEQQEKDSPAVAPGKHEPSSNRPSSSGHRNFGARKQRAGNPHSNSTVRNPRKPAQQWVRRDNPNRKQ
- the LOC130935781 gene encoding uncharacterized protein LOC130935781 isoform X1 codes for the protein MQRASLRWRNLFSINSYMFQQQSSYAFHSTPSSYDKWKSKWNSDVRRTGQHPSKTHIKYVTRQKRADAKKALKNLLYNSGSSKISFEDKETKWNSDWYGDQDDDSKRFSNKDQPSFGQRFGGKSQKKTKRKIRRESFCEDFDDGPEQIFQARFGKKWYTWSFTNLRGSSSESSTSGFEWREHSNRTNKWRSVSDIESDDDDSSCYVGSSSDRTILGLPATGPLKIEDVKNAFRLLALKWHPDKHQGPSQQAMAEEKFKLCVNAYKSLCNALSTA
- the LOC130935781 gene encoding uncharacterized protein LOC130935781 isoform X2, producing MQRASLRWRNLFSINSYMFQQQSSYAFHSTPSSYDKWKSKWNSDVRRTGQHPSKTHIKYVTRQKRADAKKALKNLLYNSGSSKISFEDKETKWNSDWYGDQDDDSKRFSNKDQPSFGQRFGGKSQKKTKRKIRRESFCEDFDDGPEQIFQARFGKKWYTWSFTNLRGSSSESSTSGFEWREHSNRTNKWRSVSDIESDDDDSSCYVGSSSDRTILGLPATGPLKIEDVKNAFRLLALKWHPDKHQGPSQAMAEEKFKLCVNAYKSLCNALSTA